The Mytilus trossulus isolate FHL-02 chromosome 3, PNRI_Mtr1.1.1.hap1, whole genome shotgun sequence genome contains a region encoding:
- the LOC134711052 gene encoding rhodopsin, G0-coupled-like encodes MMNKLTLNVTEANETLETVKSLLTESDYLAVASYLVILGIIAILANSFVIFVLLKGDVSYYRIHKKLLLNIAIADLMLSLIAFPFFASSSFANRWLFSDIGCTFAGFWIFLLAQNDMNTHAAIAVYRYIIICQPSYEYYLKRKNASYYILGTVWGHTLLFTGLPLVGWSRYQQEAFGTSCTIAWDDNRPAELAYNIVIIIACYCVHVVIFIFCYYKIINEFSSAKRCLARLREEVITDRETLRLELMLKYHKVMTYRKVTVASLAMVAAFMIAWTPYAILGAYVMYDTNVPAWVLLTPTMFAKSSTVLSPLSCALFSGSFRTAAKQLFCKNEEVLDEVQNGSVLRPLASNHSSPEFVQKEVRVTLYKGELTINDIFVGNFDNMEL; translated from the exons ACACTAAATGTAACAGAGGCAAATGAAACCTTGGAAACAGTAAAATCTTTACTGACTGAAAGTGACTATTTAGCTGTTGCCAGCTATCTTGTTATACTCG GTATTATAGCTATATTAGCTAACTCATTTGTCATCTTTGTCCTGCTAAAAGGAGACGTCAGTTACTACAGAATTCATAAGAAATTGCTTCTAAATATTGCAATAGCAGACTTAATGCTATCACTGATAGCGTTTCCATTCTTTGCGTCTTCTAGCTTTGCAAACCG GTGGCTGTTTTCCGATATCGGATGTACTTTTGCTggattttggatatttttgttAGCTCAGAATGATATGAATACTCATGCTGCGATTGCAGTGTATCGGTATATCATAATTTGTCAGCCATCTTATG AATACTATTTGAAGAGAAAAAATGCCAGTTACTACATCCTAGGTACTGTTTGGGGTCATACTTTGCTTTTCACTGGTTTACCATTAGTTGGTTGGAGTAGATATCAACAAGAAGCCTTCGGAACTTCATGTACTATAGCCTGGGATGACAACAGGCCCGCAGAATTGGCTTATAATATAGTGATAATAATTGCATGTTACTGTGTACATGTTGTTATCTTTATCTTCTgttattacaaaataataaacgagTTTTCCTCCGCTAAAAGATGTCTTGCTCGTCTGAGGGAAGAAGTGATTACTGACAGAGAAACACTTAGACTAGAACTGATGTTAAAATACCATAAAGTAATGACATACAGAAAGGTTACTGTG GCCTCTCTGGCAATGGTTGCTGCCTTTATGATAGCTTGGACGCCTTATGCCATACTTGGTGCGTATGTTATGTACGATACAAATGTACCAGCTTGGGTTTTACTCACACCAACGATGTTTGCAAAAAGCAGCACTGTTCTCAGTCCGTTATCATGTGCCTTGTTCAGTGGTAGTTTCCGAACAGCAGCAAAACAGCTTTTTTGCAAAAACGAGGAAGTATTGGATGAAGTACAGAATGGCAGTGTTCTTCGCCCTCTTGCTTCGAATCATTCTTCTCCAGAGTTTGTTCAAAA agagGTACGTGTGACACTGTACAAAGGTGAATTGACAATCAACGAtatttttgttggaaatttcGACAATATGGAGTTATAA